The following proteins are co-located in the Echinicola sp. 20G genome:
- a CDS encoding PLP-dependent cysteine synthase family protein, which translates to MNIAVEDFNQTECLPCLKISELWAMVGDTPMIALNYNYKGKEGTVYVKCEHYNLTGSIKDRMALYTIQRAYETGNIKAGDTIVEATSGNTGIAFAAIGRSLGHPVKIIMPNWLSKERVDIIRSLGAEIILVSKEEGGFLRSIQMAEEMGAADPNVFLPRQFDNHYNLEAHQKTTAPEIIKQLQNINKEVDAFVAGVGTGGTVGGVGRYLKAVKPSIKIHPMEPAESPTLTTGYKVGSHRIQGISDEFIPSIVKLEEMDEIIQVNDGDAILMAQKLATTLGLAVGISSGANLIAAIKQQQKMGGEATVVTVFADSNKKYLSTDLVKEEPIKEGYISPDVSLVDFKPIPRTKKS; encoded by the coding sequence ATGAATATAGCAGTAGAAGATTTCAATCAAACAGAATGCCTTCCTTGCCTTAAGATCAGTGAGCTTTGGGCAATGGTGGGAGACACGCCAATGATCGCCCTGAATTATAACTATAAGGGGAAAGAAGGTACTGTATATGTAAAATGTGAGCACTATAACCTTACAGGAAGCATTAAGGATAGGATGGCGCTTTATACCATCCAACGTGCATACGAAACAGGTAACATCAAAGCAGGAGATACCATAGTGGAAGCCACTTCAGGCAATACAGGTATTGCTTTTGCAGCCATTGGTAGAAGTCTTGGTCACCCGGTGAAGATTATCATGCCAAACTGGCTGAGCAAAGAGCGTGTGGACATCATCAGGTCTCTTGGAGCAGAGATCATCCTAGTGAGCAAAGAGGAGGGGGGCTTTTTGAGAAGCATCCAAATGGCTGAGGAAATGGGAGCTGCTGATCCGAATGTGTTTTTACCAAGACAGTTTGACAATCACTATAATCTGGAGGCTCATCAAAAGACTACTGCCCCGGAGATCATCAAACAACTTCAGAATATCAATAAAGAGGTAGATGCTTTTGTAGCCGGTGTGGGTACAGGTGGAACAGTCGGTGGAGTTGGGCGCTACCTAAAAGCTGTCAAACCATCGATAAAAATTCACCCTATGGAACCAGCTGAGTCTCCGACGTTGACTACAGGGTATAAGGTAGGGAGTCATAGAATCCAAGGGATTTCGGATGAGTTTATTCCAAGTATCGTGAAGTTGGAGGAGATGGATGAAATCATCCAGGTAAACGATGGTGATGCCATTTTAATGGCTCAGAAGCTAGCGACTACTTTAGGCTTAGCTGTAGGGATTTCCTCAGGTGCCAATTTGATTGCGGCTATCAAACAGCAGCAAAAAATGGGCGGCGAAGCTACTGTCGTTACTGTATTTGCAGACAGTAATAAGAAATACTTGAGTACGGATTTGGTAAAGGAAGAACCTATCAAAGAAGGATATATCAGTCCAGATGTGTCACTAGTAGATTTTAAGCCGATACCTAGAACGAAAAAAAGTTGA